Proteins encoded within one genomic window of Thunnus maccoyii chromosome 22, fThuMac1.1, whole genome shotgun sequence:
- the tox4b gene encoding TOX high mobility group box family member 4b isoform X3 — protein MEFPGGSDSYLTISGSGHPFLSSSECATKPIDLFSLAGSTGGTFHTPSLGDEEFEIPPISLDPDSALTVSDVVSHFGELSDTGPSDSVVVPGNAVVEGDDPSFASTFVNNPSQGLEHLSLGVINQSGGSALLGSSLGMDLGHPIGSQFSSSSPVTIDVPLGDMSQGLLGSNQLTTIDQSELSAQLGLGLGGGNILQRPQSPENPLSATASPTSSLQDDDMDDFRRSVLVESPVSLAVSPGVISLDPSLSESSLSAPSSSSVSPVVGRKGGAGGGGKKGKKKKDPNEPQKPVSAYALFFRDTQAAIKGQNPNATFGEVSKIVASMWDSLGEEQKQVYKRKNEAAKKDYLKALAEYRASQISQAPIEVMDTAPSPPPPAPASAITAAAANTPATRATRSQHYNPEENTITNICTSNIILDLPQVTTRSRTGAIKPQPPPVTTPPNPPTVTKIIIKQTPLPSGGVSVTATPASSPRQPPPLQQMQSTPPPPRLQQMVHAQAPPPLQAKPRGGGAAAATAPPPLQIKVVPSSRQSDSSTPIIVTSAGDTPASVSSSALTVEVGQSSAVVTGGEEVAEEGMEVEVNVAPGPSVTPAASPNICVRAGCTNPAVESKDWDKEYCSNECVATHCRDVFMAWCAIRGQNSTTVT, from the exons ATGGAG TTCCCTGGAGGCAGTGACAGCTACCTGACAATTTCTGGGTCCGGccatcctttcctctcctcctcagag TGTGCCACTAAACCCATTGACCTCTTCAGCCTCGCTGGATCCACTGGTGGA ACCTTCCACACCCCCAGCCTTGGCGATGAGGAGTTCGAGATCCCTCCCATCTCTCTGGACCCGGACTCGGCCCTCACCGTGTCCGATGTGGTGTCCCATTTCGGGGAGCTGTCGGACACCGGCCCCTCCGACAGCGTGGTGGTACCCGGGAACGCCGTGGTGGAAGGGGATGACCCTTCCTTCGCCTCCACTTTCGTCAACAACCCCTCACAGGGACTGGAGCACCTCAGTCTGGGAGTCATCAACCAGTCGGGAGGAAGTGCTCTGTTGGGGTCCTCACTGGGAATG GATCTCGGCCATCCCATCGGTTCTCAGTTCAGCAGCTCATCCCCAGTGACCATAGACGTCCCGCTGGGTGACATGAGCCAAGGCTTGCTGGGGTCCAACCAGCTCACCACTATCGACCAGTCAGAGCTCAGCGCTCAACTGGGGCTCGGGTTAGGAGGCGGGAACATACTACAACGCCCACAGTCGCCTGAAAACCCTCTGTCAGCCACGGCGTCGCCCACCAGCTCGCTCCAGGATGATGACATGGATGACTTCAGAAGG AGCGTCCTGGTGGAGTCTCCGGTCTCTCTGGCCGTCTCTCCGGGAGTCATCTCCCTCGATCCCTCTCTGTCCGAGTCTTCGCTCTCTGCCCCGTCGTCTTCCAGCGTCTCTCCGGTCGTCGGACGGAAGGGAGGAGcgggaggaggggggaaaaaggggaagaagaagaaagacccCAACGAGCCTCAGAAACCCGTGTCAGCCTACGCTTTGTTCTTCAGGGACACGCAGGCAGCTATCAAGGGACAAAATCCCAACGCCACTTTCGGAGAAGTTTCTAAGATAGTGGCCTCCATGTGGGACAGTCTGGGGGAGGAGCAGAAACAG GTTTACAAGAGGAAAAACGAAGCGGCGAAGAAGGATTACTTGAAAGCGCTGGCAGAGTACAGAGCCAGCCAGATCTCTCAG GCCCCCATTGAAGTCATGGACACAGCTCCGtcgcctcctcctccagccCCGGCTTCTGCTATCACCGCCGCGGCCGCCAACACCCCAGCCACTCGTGCCACCCGGTCCCAGCATTACAACCCCGAGGAGAACACCATCACCAATATCTGTACCTCCAACATCATTCTGGACCTCCCTCAGGTCACCACACGCTCCCGCACAGGCGCCATCAAACCCCAACCTCCACCCGTCACCACTCCCCCGAACCCCCCCACCGTCACCAAGATCATCATCAAGCAGACGCCGCTGCCTTCCGGCGGCGTATCGGTCACAGCAACGCCCGCCTCGTCGCCGCGGCAACCACCGCCGCTGCAGCAGATGCAGAGCACCCCGCCGCCGCCACGGCTGCAGCAGATGGTGCACGCCCAggcccctcctcctctgcaggcCAAACCTCGAGGCGGAGGCGCAGCTGCCGCCACAGCTCCACCGCCGCTGCAGATCAAGGTGGTCCCGTCATCACGCCAGTCGGATTCCAGCACGCCGATCATCGTGACGTCGGCCGGTGACACGCCCGCGTCGGTGTCCTCCTCGGCTCTGACGGTGGAGGTGGGACAGTCGTCGGCTGTGGTGACGGGAGGAGAAGAAGTGGCGGAGGAAGGG ATGGAGGTCGAGGTGAACGTCGCCCCCGGGCCCAGCGTGACCCCCGCCGCCAGTCCGAACATTTGTGTGCGCGCCGGCTGCACCAACCCTGCTGTGGAGAGCAAAGACTGGGACAAGGAGTACTGTAGCAACGAGTGTGTCGCCACACACTGCAG GGACGTGTTCATGGCCTGGTGCGCCATCCGAGGGCAGAACTCCACTACTGTCACATAG
- the tox4b gene encoding TOX high mobility group box family member 4b isoform X1 — protein MDLNFYSDLTDGTGQHDGDPEFLDPQSFNGFDHDNKFPGGSDSYLTISGSGHPFLSSSECATKPIDLFSLAGSTGGTFHTPSLGDEEFEIPPISLDPDSALTVSDVVSHFGELSDTGPSDSVVVPGNAVVEGDDPSFASTFVNNPSQGLEHLSLGVINQSGGSALLGSSLGMDLGHPIGSQFSSSSPVTIDVPLGDMSQGLLGSNQLTTIDQSELSAQLGLGLGGGNILQRPQSPENPLSATASPTSSLQDDDMDDFRRSVLVESPVSLAVSPGVISLDPSLSESSLSAPSSSSVSPVVGRKGGAGGGGKKGKKKKDPNEPQKPVSAYALFFRDTQAAIKGQNPNATFGEVSKIVASMWDSLGEEQKQVYKRKNEAAKKDYLKALAEYRASQISQAPIEVMDTAPSPPPPAPASAITAAAANTPATRATRSQHYNPEENTITNICTSNIILDLPQVTTRSRTGAIKPQPPPVTTPPNPPTVTKIIIKQTPLPSGGVSVTATPASSPRQPPPLQQMQSTPPPPRLQQMVHAQAPPPLQAKPRGGGAAAATAPPPLQIKVVPSSRQSDSSTPIIVTSAGDTPASVSSSALTVEVGQSSAVVTGGEEVAEEGMEVEVNVAPGPSVTPAASPNICVRAGCTNPAVESKDWDKEYCSNECVATHCRDVFMAWCAIRGQNSTTVT, from the exons ATGGACCTGAATTTTTACTCGGATCTAACGGACGGTACCGGGCAGCACGACGGTGATCCAGAGTTCTTGGATCCGCAGTCTTTCAATGGATTTGACCATGACAACAAG TTCCCTGGAGGCAGTGACAGCTACCTGACAATTTCTGGGTCCGGccatcctttcctctcctcctcagag TGTGCCACTAAACCCATTGACCTCTTCAGCCTCGCTGGATCCACTGGTGGA ACCTTCCACACCCCCAGCCTTGGCGATGAGGAGTTCGAGATCCCTCCCATCTCTCTGGACCCGGACTCGGCCCTCACCGTGTCCGATGTGGTGTCCCATTTCGGGGAGCTGTCGGACACCGGCCCCTCCGACAGCGTGGTGGTACCCGGGAACGCCGTGGTGGAAGGGGATGACCCTTCCTTCGCCTCCACTTTCGTCAACAACCCCTCACAGGGACTGGAGCACCTCAGTCTGGGAGTCATCAACCAGTCGGGAGGAAGTGCTCTGTTGGGGTCCTCACTGGGAATG GATCTCGGCCATCCCATCGGTTCTCAGTTCAGCAGCTCATCCCCAGTGACCATAGACGTCCCGCTGGGTGACATGAGCCAAGGCTTGCTGGGGTCCAACCAGCTCACCACTATCGACCAGTCAGAGCTCAGCGCTCAACTGGGGCTCGGGTTAGGAGGCGGGAACATACTACAACGCCCACAGTCGCCTGAAAACCCTCTGTCAGCCACGGCGTCGCCCACCAGCTCGCTCCAGGATGATGACATGGATGACTTCAGAAGG AGCGTCCTGGTGGAGTCTCCGGTCTCTCTGGCCGTCTCTCCGGGAGTCATCTCCCTCGATCCCTCTCTGTCCGAGTCTTCGCTCTCTGCCCCGTCGTCTTCCAGCGTCTCTCCGGTCGTCGGACGGAAGGGAGGAGcgggaggaggggggaaaaaggggaagaagaagaaagacccCAACGAGCCTCAGAAACCCGTGTCAGCCTACGCTTTGTTCTTCAGGGACACGCAGGCAGCTATCAAGGGACAAAATCCCAACGCCACTTTCGGAGAAGTTTCTAAGATAGTGGCCTCCATGTGGGACAGTCTGGGGGAGGAGCAGAAACAG GTTTACAAGAGGAAAAACGAAGCGGCGAAGAAGGATTACTTGAAAGCGCTGGCAGAGTACAGAGCCAGCCAGATCTCTCAG GCCCCCATTGAAGTCATGGACACAGCTCCGtcgcctcctcctccagccCCGGCTTCTGCTATCACCGCCGCGGCCGCCAACACCCCAGCCACTCGTGCCACCCGGTCCCAGCATTACAACCCCGAGGAGAACACCATCACCAATATCTGTACCTCCAACATCATTCTGGACCTCCCTCAGGTCACCACACGCTCCCGCACAGGCGCCATCAAACCCCAACCTCCACCCGTCACCACTCCCCCGAACCCCCCCACCGTCACCAAGATCATCATCAAGCAGACGCCGCTGCCTTCCGGCGGCGTATCGGTCACAGCAACGCCCGCCTCGTCGCCGCGGCAACCACCGCCGCTGCAGCAGATGCAGAGCACCCCGCCGCCGCCACGGCTGCAGCAGATGGTGCACGCCCAggcccctcctcctctgcaggcCAAACCTCGAGGCGGAGGCGCAGCTGCCGCCACAGCTCCACCGCCGCTGCAGATCAAGGTGGTCCCGTCATCACGCCAGTCGGATTCCAGCACGCCGATCATCGTGACGTCGGCCGGTGACACGCCCGCGTCGGTGTCCTCCTCGGCTCTGACGGTGGAGGTGGGACAGTCGTCGGCTGTGGTGACGGGAGGAGAAGAAGTGGCGGAGGAAGGG ATGGAGGTCGAGGTGAACGTCGCCCCCGGGCCCAGCGTGACCCCCGCCGCCAGTCCGAACATTTGTGTGCGCGCCGGCTGCACCAACCCTGCTGTGGAGAGCAAAGACTGGGACAAGGAGTACTGTAGCAACGAGTGTGTCGCCACACACTGCAG GGACGTGTTCATGGCCTGGTGCGCCATCCGAGGGCAGAACTCCACTACTGTCACATAG
- the tox4b gene encoding TOX high mobility group box family member 4b isoform X2 has product MDLNFYSDLTDGTGQHDGDPEFLDPQSFNGFDHDNKFPGGSDSYLTISGSGHPFLSSSETFHTPSLGDEEFEIPPISLDPDSALTVSDVVSHFGELSDTGPSDSVVVPGNAVVEGDDPSFASTFVNNPSQGLEHLSLGVINQSGGSALLGSSLGMDLGHPIGSQFSSSSPVTIDVPLGDMSQGLLGSNQLTTIDQSELSAQLGLGLGGGNILQRPQSPENPLSATASPTSSLQDDDMDDFRRSVLVESPVSLAVSPGVISLDPSLSESSLSAPSSSSVSPVVGRKGGAGGGGKKGKKKKDPNEPQKPVSAYALFFRDTQAAIKGQNPNATFGEVSKIVASMWDSLGEEQKQVYKRKNEAAKKDYLKALAEYRASQISQAPIEVMDTAPSPPPPAPASAITAAAANTPATRATRSQHYNPEENTITNICTSNIILDLPQVTTRSRTGAIKPQPPPVTTPPNPPTVTKIIIKQTPLPSGGVSVTATPASSPRQPPPLQQMQSTPPPPRLQQMVHAQAPPPLQAKPRGGGAAAATAPPPLQIKVVPSSRQSDSSTPIIVTSAGDTPASVSSSALTVEVGQSSAVVTGGEEVAEEGMEVEVNVAPGPSVTPAASPNICVRAGCTNPAVESKDWDKEYCSNECVATHCRDVFMAWCAIRGQNSTTVT; this is encoded by the exons ATGGACCTGAATTTTTACTCGGATCTAACGGACGGTACCGGGCAGCACGACGGTGATCCAGAGTTCTTGGATCCGCAGTCTTTCAATGGATTTGACCATGACAACAAG TTCCCTGGAGGCAGTGACAGCTACCTGACAATTTCTGGGTCCGGccatcctttcctctcctcctcagag ACCTTCCACACCCCCAGCCTTGGCGATGAGGAGTTCGAGATCCCTCCCATCTCTCTGGACCCGGACTCGGCCCTCACCGTGTCCGATGTGGTGTCCCATTTCGGGGAGCTGTCGGACACCGGCCCCTCCGACAGCGTGGTGGTACCCGGGAACGCCGTGGTGGAAGGGGATGACCCTTCCTTCGCCTCCACTTTCGTCAACAACCCCTCACAGGGACTGGAGCACCTCAGTCTGGGAGTCATCAACCAGTCGGGAGGAAGTGCTCTGTTGGGGTCCTCACTGGGAATG GATCTCGGCCATCCCATCGGTTCTCAGTTCAGCAGCTCATCCCCAGTGACCATAGACGTCCCGCTGGGTGACATGAGCCAAGGCTTGCTGGGGTCCAACCAGCTCACCACTATCGACCAGTCAGAGCTCAGCGCTCAACTGGGGCTCGGGTTAGGAGGCGGGAACATACTACAACGCCCACAGTCGCCTGAAAACCCTCTGTCAGCCACGGCGTCGCCCACCAGCTCGCTCCAGGATGATGACATGGATGACTTCAGAAGG AGCGTCCTGGTGGAGTCTCCGGTCTCTCTGGCCGTCTCTCCGGGAGTCATCTCCCTCGATCCCTCTCTGTCCGAGTCTTCGCTCTCTGCCCCGTCGTCTTCCAGCGTCTCTCCGGTCGTCGGACGGAAGGGAGGAGcgggaggaggggggaaaaaggggaagaagaagaaagacccCAACGAGCCTCAGAAACCCGTGTCAGCCTACGCTTTGTTCTTCAGGGACACGCAGGCAGCTATCAAGGGACAAAATCCCAACGCCACTTTCGGAGAAGTTTCTAAGATAGTGGCCTCCATGTGGGACAGTCTGGGGGAGGAGCAGAAACAG GTTTACAAGAGGAAAAACGAAGCGGCGAAGAAGGATTACTTGAAAGCGCTGGCAGAGTACAGAGCCAGCCAGATCTCTCAG GCCCCCATTGAAGTCATGGACACAGCTCCGtcgcctcctcctccagccCCGGCTTCTGCTATCACCGCCGCGGCCGCCAACACCCCAGCCACTCGTGCCACCCGGTCCCAGCATTACAACCCCGAGGAGAACACCATCACCAATATCTGTACCTCCAACATCATTCTGGACCTCCCTCAGGTCACCACACGCTCCCGCACAGGCGCCATCAAACCCCAACCTCCACCCGTCACCACTCCCCCGAACCCCCCCACCGTCACCAAGATCATCATCAAGCAGACGCCGCTGCCTTCCGGCGGCGTATCGGTCACAGCAACGCCCGCCTCGTCGCCGCGGCAACCACCGCCGCTGCAGCAGATGCAGAGCACCCCGCCGCCGCCACGGCTGCAGCAGATGGTGCACGCCCAggcccctcctcctctgcaggcCAAACCTCGAGGCGGAGGCGCAGCTGCCGCCACAGCTCCACCGCCGCTGCAGATCAAGGTGGTCCCGTCATCACGCCAGTCGGATTCCAGCACGCCGATCATCGTGACGTCGGCCGGTGACACGCCCGCGTCGGTGTCCTCCTCGGCTCTGACGGTGGAGGTGGGACAGTCGTCGGCTGTGGTGACGGGAGGAGAAGAAGTGGCGGAGGAAGGG ATGGAGGTCGAGGTGAACGTCGCCCCCGGGCCCAGCGTGACCCCCGCCGCCAGTCCGAACATTTGTGTGCGCGCCGGCTGCACCAACCCTGCTGTGGAGAGCAAAGACTGGGACAAGGAGTACTGTAGCAACGAGTGTGTCGCCACACACTGCAG GGACGTGTTCATGGCCTGGTGCGCCATCCGAGGGCAGAACTCCACTACTGTCACATAG
- the tox4b gene encoding TOX high mobility group box family member 4b isoform X4: MEFPGGSDSYLTISGSGHPFLSSSETFHTPSLGDEEFEIPPISLDPDSALTVSDVVSHFGELSDTGPSDSVVVPGNAVVEGDDPSFASTFVNNPSQGLEHLSLGVINQSGGSALLGSSLGMDLGHPIGSQFSSSSPVTIDVPLGDMSQGLLGSNQLTTIDQSELSAQLGLGLGGGNILQRPQSPENPLSATASPTSSLQDDDMDDFRRSVLVESPVSLAVSPGVISLDPSLSESSLSAPSSSSVSPVVGRKGGAGGGGKKGKKKKDPNEPQKPVSAYALFFRDTQAAIKGQNPNATFGEVSKIVASMWDSLGEEQKQVYKRKNEAAKKDYLKALAEYRASQISQAPIEVMDTAPSPPPPAPASAITAAAANTPATRATRSQHYNPEENTITNICTSNIILDLPQVTTRSRTGAIKPQPPPVTTPPNPPTVTKIIIKQTPLPSGGVSVTATPASSPRQPPPLQQMQSTPPPPRLQQMVHAQAPPPLQAKPRGGGAAAATAPPPLQIKVVPSSRQSDSSTPIIVTSAGDTPASVSSSALTVEVGQSSAVVTGGEEVAEEGMEVEVNVAPGPSVTPAASPNICVRAGCTNPAVESKDWDKEYCSNECVATHCRDVFMAWCAIRGQNSTTVT; the protein is encoded by the exons ATGGAG TTCCCTGGAGGCAGTGACAGCTACCTGACAATTTCTGGGTCCGGccatcctttcctctcctcctcagag ACCTTCCACACCCCCAGCCTTGGCGATGAGGAGTTCGAGATCCCTCCCATCTCTCTGGACCCGGACTCGGCCCTCACCGTGTCCGATGTGGTGTCCCATTTCGGGGAGCTGTCGGACACCGGCCCCTCCGACAGCGTGGTGGTACCCGGGAACGCCGTGGTGGAAGGGGATGACCCTTCCTTCGCCTCCACTTTCGTCAACAACCCCTCACAGGGACTGGAGCACCTCAGTCTGGGAGTCATCAACCAGTCGGGAGGAAGTGCTCTGTTGGGGTCCTCACTGGGAATG GATCTCGGCCATCCCATCGGTTCTCAGTTCAGCAGCTCATCCCCAGTGACCATAGACGTCCCGCTGGGTGACATGAGCCAAGGCTTGCTGGGGTCCAACCAGCTCACCACTATCGACCAGTCAGAGCTCAGCGCTCAACTGGGGCTCGGGTTAGGAGGCGGGAACATACTACAACGCCCACAGTCGCCTGAAAACCCTCTGTCAGCCACGGCGTCGCCCACCAGCTCGCTCCAGGATGATGACATGGATGACTTCAGAAGG AGCGTCCTGGTGGAGTCTCCGGTCTCTCTGGCCGTCTCTCCGGGAGTCATCTCCCTCGATCCCTCTCTGTCCGAGTCTTCGCTCTCTGCCCCGTCGTCTTCCAGCGTCTCTCCGGTCGTCGGACGGAAGGGAGGAGcgggaggaggggggaaaaaggggaagaagaagaaagacccCAACGAGCCTCAGAAACCCGTGTCAGCCTACGCTTTGTTCTTCAGGGACACGCAGGCAGCTATCAAGGGACAAAATCCCAACGCCACTTTCGGAGAAGTTTCTAAGATAGTGGCCTCCATGTGGGACAGTCTGGGGGAGGAGCAGAAACAG GTTTACAAGAGGAAAAACGAAGCGGCGAAGAAGGATTACTTGAAAGCGCTGGCAGAGTACAGAGCCAGCCAGATCTCTCAG GCCCCCATTGAAGTCATGGACACAGCTCCGtcgcctcctcctccagccCCGGCTTCTGCTATCACCGCCGCGGCCGCCAACACCCCAGCCACTCGTGCCACCCGGTCCCAGCATTACAACCCCGAGGAGAACACCATCACCAATATCTGTACCTCCAACATCATTCTGGACCTCCCTCAGGTCACCACACGCTCCCGCACAGGCGCCATCAAACCCCAACCTCCACCCGTCACCACTCCCCCGAACCCCCCCACCGTCACCAAGATCATCATCAAGCAGACGCCGCTGCCTTCCGGCGGCGTATCGGTCACAGCAACGCCCGCCTCGTCGCCGCGGCAACCACCGCCGCTGCAGCAGATGCAGAGCACCCCGCCGCCGCCACGGCTGCAGCAGATGGTGCACGCCCAggcccctcctcctctgcaggcCAAACCTCGAGGCGGAGGCGCAGCTGCCGCCACAGCTCCACCGCCGCTGCAGATCAAGGTGGTCCCGTCATCACGCCAGTCGGATTCCAGCACGCCGATCATCGTGACGTCGGCCGGTGACACGCCCGCGTCGGTGTCCTCCTCGGCTCTGACGGTGGAGGTGGGACAGTCGTCGGCTGTGGTGACGGGAGGAGAAGAAGTGGCGGAGGAAGGG ATGGAGGTCGAGGTGAACGTCGCCCCCGGGCCCAGCGTGACCCCCGCCGCCAGTCCGAACATTTGTGTGCGCGCCGGCTGCACCAACCCTGCTGTGGAGAGCAAAGACTGGGACAAGGAGTACTGTAGCAACGAGTGTGTCGCCACACACTGCAG GGACGTGTTCATGGCCTGGTGCGCCATCCGAGGGCAGAACTCCACTACTGTCACATAG